A stretch of the Uranotaenia lowii strain MFRU-FL chromosome 3, ASM2978415v1, whole genome shotgun sequence genome encodes the following:
- the LOC129751278 gene encoding dynein axonemal intermediate chain 4 isoform X1, translated as MEIEKGILKNSEEISPFAVELAELLAIREEQEVVLEDNDYTPERLIQVPKYGQQEALAWNKFQQTLPAGVGGDPGELVVAPRHKRERQSDTTVVSFQLDESVGSSVEDKRKDSRTSQKSVERSSKMEETAQAPEKPEMFDADQEPDLSGLNERRSPSLEAKAKKYHVKILLTETDDMILFENSSHTVFLDSEEAVEVEAQNHEYESKKSRRTAVAEAEAQTPEVLLKSRGVNTKRIERQEVASFVSNYDMYDTYNDLERNVKEIELGEASSKIEITTFWREGMEDIDELLNKSENFHLSSMILQRLLAGNVFREKQKRFRNMYLPDPLNTEAKYLYRLDTLWTYKTIETTGKAVASASWCTTNGDIVAIAYGIYGFTCFDDRSTGYVCVWSIKNPVNPERRYKFPVPVTAVEFSKRTPQLLAIGLYDGSVQVLDITDNSQIPVGVSERRTSPGFEPIWDIEWIESDLDKDEILTAGQDGTIMKYTLNIGQFLLGYRQLKLDRVEGETEGIKVIKKKDFLEADRHPQALCLKIHPVKKDIYYVGTDEGCVHRCSINYPYQHIGVVQMHSGGIFCIEYSPWSPKVFLTCGGDWSIRIWIEDIMEPIITLTTGFGPIHAAYWSPVSSTIIVSVTRSSVQLWDLKRRLLKPASCTTFGDSTTQLTIVKFANCGRSLIVGDTEGRSYVCALEDMPFPPHFQYDDLQAALYRSLICNPELLKQVKRFGYLGY; from the exons ATGGAAATCGAAAAGGGAATACTGAAGAACTCGGAAGAAATTTCCCCCTTCGCGGTTGAGTTGGCTGAGCTGCTTGCCATCCGTGAGGAACAGGAA GTTGTGCTCGAAGACAACGACTACACTCCCGAGCGTCTGATACAGGTGCCGAAGTATGGGCAGCAGGAAGCTCTCGCTTGGAACAAGTTCCAGCAAACGCTTCCGGCAGGAGTTGGTGGTGATCCCGGCGAGTTAGTCGTTGCGCCTCGGCACAAACGTGAACGACAGTCGGACACAACCGTGGTGAGCTTCCAGTTGGACGAATCGGTCGGTAGCAGCGTTGAGGACAAAAGAAAGGATTCTAGGACAAGCCAGAAGTCGGTGGAAAGAAGCTCCAAAATGGAGGAAACAGCACAG GCTCCCGAGAAGCCGGAGATGTTCGATGCCGATCAAGAGCCCGATTTGAGTGGCTTGAACGAACGCCGCAGTCCATCGCTGGAAGCCAAAGCCAAAAAGTACCACGTGAAGATACTGCTCACCGAAACCGACGATATGATACTGTTCGAAAACTCGAGCCACACCGTGTTCCTAGATTCGGAAGAGGCTGTGGAGGTGGAGGCACAGAATCATGAATACGAATCGAAGAAATCTCGAAGGACTGCGGTGGCCGAAGCTGAAGCACAAACGCCGGAAGTTTTGTTGAAGTCGCGAGGCGTGAACACGAAACGTATTGAGCGGCAGGAGGTGGCATCGTTTGTGTCGAACTACGATATGTACGATACGTACAACGATTTGGAGAGGAACGTTAAAGAGATTGAGCTGGGAGAAGCTTCGTCGAAGATTGAGATAACGACGTTCTGGCGCGAGGGAATGGAAGATATCGATGAGTTGTTGAACAAGAGCGAGAACTTCCATTTATCGTCGATGATATTGCAGAGGTTATTAGCAGGAAATGTGTTCAGAGAGAAACAGAAACGGTTTAGGAACATGTATTTGCCGGATCCCCTGAATACCGAAGCCAAGTATTTGTACCGGCTGGATACGCTGTGGACGTATAAGACTATCGAGACTACAGGTAAGGCAGTGGCCAGTGCGAGTTGGTGTACGACGAATGGAGATATCGTTGCAATTGCGTATGGGATTTATGGATTCACCTGCTTCGACGATCGCAGCACCGGATATGTTTGCGTGTGGAGTATTAAGAATCCGGTAAATCCGGAACGGAGGTACAAGTTTCCGGTTCCGGTGACGGCAGTGGAATTTTCGAAGCGAACTCCTCAGCTATTGGCTATCGGATTGTATGATGGTTCGGTGCAGGTCTTGGACATTACAGACAACTCGCAGATTCCGGTGGGTGTTTCGGAGCGTAGAACTTCCCCTGGTTTTGAACCCATTTGGGACATCGAGTGGATTGAATCGGATCTGGACAAAGACGAGATTTTGACTGCTGGACAGGATGGAACAATTATGAAGTACACGTTGAATATTGGACAGTTTTTGCTGGGATATCGGCAGCTGAAGTTGGATCGCGTCGAAGGTGAAACTGAAGGAATCAAGGTTATTAAGAAGAAGGATTTCCTCGAAGCGGATCGCCATCCGCAGGCTTTGTGCTTGAAGATTCATCCTGTCAAAAAGGATATTTATTATGTCGGAACGGATGAAGGTTGCGTGCATCGGTGTTCGATTAACTATCCCTACCAACACATTGGAGTAGTGCAGATGCATAGTGGAGGTATTTTCTGTATCGAATATTCGCCTTGGAGTCCGAAAGTGTTTTTGACTTGCGGCGGAGATTGGAGTATTCGTATATGGATTGAAGATATCATGGAACCTATTATCACCCTGACGACTGGATTTGGACCCATTCATGCAGCCTATTGGTCTCCGGTGAGCTCAACAATTATCGTGAGTGTGACCAGAAGCTCCGTTCAGCTGTGGGATTTGAAGAGGCGTCTGCTGAAACCAGCTTCATGTACAACCTTCGGTGATTCCACCACTCAATTGACAATCGTCAAGTTTGCCAACTGTGGACGAAGTTTGATAGTGGGAGATACTGAGGGTCGCAGTTATGTATGCGCTCTAGAAGACATGCCATTTCCTCCACATTTCCAATACGATGATCTCCAAGCAGCGCTCTACAGAAGTTTGATCTGCAATCCAGAACTGCTGAAACAAGTTAAACGGTTTGGCTATCTGGGTTACTAA
- the LOC129753248 gene encoding histone H1.4, whose protein sequence is MAPKKPSEKSAGQPAEKKEKKPAAAAAASGSGEKKAAPEKKPAAEKKPAEKKPAEKRPATETKAAPEKKKAAAGTESKKAPAAAPKADAKKKDAGKAKGATAAAAGAKKAAPAGAKKAADGKAKTAKAGDKKAAPGAKKAGATAAKKVVTGDKKVVAGKKKTVPKKKGSATTAKKGAAGVKKPVAKKVPSTKGDKKAIQAKVQKGAAKARAAAILRAKRTKTKVVKGPFGTALRKIRTTVKFRRPRTLRLPRNPKFPRKSVPTRSRMDAYNIIKYPLTTEAAMKKIEDNNTLVFLIHLRANKNHVKAAVKKLYDIKVSKINTLVRPDGKKKAYVRLARDYDALDIANKIGII, encoded by the exons ATGGCTCCGAAGAAACCGTCTGAGAAGTCCG CAGGCCAACCGGCCGAAAAGAAAGAGAAGAAGCCAGCcgcggctgctgctgcttccgGATCCGGTGAGAAGAAGGCTGCTCCGGAGAAGAAGCCAGCTGCCGAGAAGAAACCAGCGGAAAAGAAGCCCGCTGAGAAGCGTCCGGCCACCGAGACCAAGGCTGCCCCAGAGAAGAAGAAGGCTGCTGCCGGAACCGAAAGCAAGAAGGCTCCAGCTGCGGCCCCTAAAGCCGATGCCAAGAAGAAGGATGCCGGCAAGGCCAAGGGAGCTACCGCTGCTGCTGCCGGTGCCAAGAAGGCTGCCCCAGCAGGTGCTAAGAAGGCCGCCGATGGCAAGGCTAAGACGGCCAAGGCCGGAGACAAGAAGGCTGCACCAGGAGCTAAGAAGGCGGGAGCCACTGCTGCCAAGAAGGTTGTCACTGGAGACAAGAAGGTTGTCGCTGGCAAGAAGAAGACTGTCCCCAAGAAGAAGGGCTCTGCCACGACCGCCAAGAAGGGAGCCGCCGGAGTGAAGAAGCCGGTTGCCAAGAAGGTCCCCAGCACCAAGGGAGACAAGAAGGCTATCCAGGCTAAGGTGCAGAAGGGTGCGGCCAAGGCTCGTGCTGCTGCCATCCTGCGGGCCAAGCGTACCAAGACCAAG GTCGTCAAGGGACCGTTCGGAACGGCTCTGCGCAAGATCCGCACCACGGTCAAGTTCCGTCGGCCACGCACCCTGCGGCTGCCGCGTAATCCCAAGTTCCCGAGGAAGTCGGTACCCACCCGTAGTCG CATGGACGCCTACAACATCATCAAGTACCCGCTGACGACGGAAGCGGCGATGAAGAAGATCGAGGACAACAACACCCTGGTGTTCCTGATCCACCTGCGGGCCAACAAGAACCACGTCAAGGCCGCAGTCAAGAAGCTGTACGACATCAAGGTGTCCAAGATCAACACCCTGGTGCGACCGGACGGCAAGAAGAAGGCCTACGTGCGGCTGGCCCGGGACTACGACGCGCTCGATATCGCCAACAAGATCGGTATCATCTAA
- the LOC129751280 gene encoding ras-related protein Rab-36 yields the protein MPIYKKSSKKASSYELLNNNVDYGTRKIDSLPGAFQPQATPYLDRNDFSDRTKRVCKSVTSFYLCACKAIFVGDVGVGKSSLINRFCHEIFDRGYRGTVGVDFEVEKFQVLDHPFSLQIWDTAGHEKFSCIGSQNYYRNSNVVVVVFDMTRMESLMNTRRWMADVLRVNQPGTLAFLVGTKKDLLDESSLEECESEAIKMTNDLKAELWTVSAHTGAQVTPFFRRITALAFDTAVTRLMEPNNPVIHPSGNSLLNLYFLKKDEKKRRLRNCSFCKIN from the exons ATGCCGATatacaaaaaatcttccaaaaaggcCAGTAGCTATGAGCTACTGAATAACAACGTGGATTATGGGACGAGGAAAATCGATAGTCTACCGGGGGCTTTCCAGCCCCAGGCCACACCCTACCTAGATCGGAACGATTTCAGTGATCGGACAAAACGTGTGTGCAAAAGTGTGACGTCATTTTATCTGTGCGCCTGCAAAGCGATCTTCGTGGGGGATGTAGGGGTAGGAAAAAGTTCACTAATCAATCGGTTCTGTCACGAAATTTTTGACAGGGGCTACCGGGGAACCGTGGGGGTGGACTTTGAGGTCGAGAAGTTCCAGGTGTTGGATCATCCGTTTAGTTTGCAGAT TTGGGACACGGCAGGTCATGAGAAGTTTTCCTGCATCGGCAGCCAGAATTACTACCGAAACTCGAACGTGGTGGTGGTTGTTTTTGACATGACCCGGATGGAATCGTTGATGAATACTCGCCGCTGGATGGCCGATGTGCTGCGGGTCAATCAACCGGGAACGTTGGCTTTCCTGGTTGGCACCAAGAAGGATTTGCTGGACGAATCCTCGTTGGAGGAGTGTGAATCGGAAGCTATCAAAATGACCAATGATTTGAAGGCCGAACTATGGACGGTATCGGCTCATACTGGAGCACAGGTGACACCATTTTTCCGAAGAATAACAGCCTTGGCATTCGATACGGCCGTTACGAGGCTCATGGAACCGAATAATCCGGTTATTCATCCGAGCGGGAATAGTCTGTTGA ATCTTTACTTCTTAAAAAAGGACGAAAAGAAAAGGAGGCTTAGAAATTGTTccttttgtaaaataaattaa
- the LOC129751278 gene encoding dynein axonemal intermediate chain 4 isoform X2 translates to MEETAQAPEKPEMFDADQEPDLSGLNERRSPSLEAKAKKYHVKILLTETDDMILFENSSHTVFLDSEEAVEVEAQNHEYESKKSRRTAVAEAEAQTPEVLLKSRGVNTKRIERQEVASFVSNYDMYDTYNDLERNVKEIELGEASSKIEITTFWREGMEDIDELLNKSENFHLSSMILQRLLAGNVFREKQKRFRNMYLPDPLNTEAKYLYRLDTLWTYKTIETTGKAVASASWCTTNGDIVAIAYGIYGFTCFDDRSTGYVCVWSIKNPVNPERRYKFPVPVTAVEFSKRTPQLLAIGLYDGSVQVLDITDNSQIPVGVSERRTSPGFEPIWDIEWIESDLDKDEILTAGQDGTIMKYTLNIGQFLLGYRQLKLDRVEGETEGIKVIKKKDFLEADRHPQALCLKIHPVKKDIYYVGTDEGCVHRCSINYPYQHIGVVQMHSGGIFCIEYSPWSPKVFLTCGGDWSIRIWIEDIMEPIITLTTGFGPIHAAYWSPVSSTIIVSVTRSSVQLWDLKRRLLKPASCTTFGDSTTQLTIVKFANCGRSLIVGDTEGRSYVCALEDMPFPPHFQYDDLQAALYRSLICNPELLKQVKRFGYLGY, encoded by the exons ATGGAGGAAACAGCACAG GCTCCCGAGAAGCCGGAGATGTTCGATGCCGATCAAGAGCCCGATTTGAGTGGCTTGAACGAACGCCGCAGTCCATCGCTGGAAGCCAAAGCCAAAAAGTACCACGTGAAGATACTGCTCACCGAAACCGACGATATGATACTGTTCGAAAACTCGAGCCACACCGTGTTCCTAGATTCGGAAGAGGCTGTGGAGGTGGAGGCACAGAATCATGAATACGAATCGAAGAAATCTCGAAGGACTGCGGTGGCCGAAGCTGAAGCACAAACGCCGGAAGTTTTGTTGAAGTCGCGAGGCGTGAACACGAAACGTATTGAGCGGCAGGAGGTGGCATCGTTTGTGTCGAACTACGATATGTACGATACGTACAACGATTTGGAGAGGAACGTTAAAGAGATTGAGCTGGGAGAAGCTTCGTCGAAGATTGAGATAACGACGTTCTGGCGCGAGGGAATGGAAGATATCGATGAGTTGTTGAACAAGAGCGAGAACTTCCATTTATCGTCGATGATATTGCAGAGGTTATTAGCAGGAAATGTGTTCAGAGAGAAACAGAAACGGTTTAGGAACATGTATTTGCCGGATCCCCTGAATACCGAAGCCAAGTATTTGTACCGGCTGGATACGCTGTGGACGTATAAGACTATCGAGACTACAGGTAAGGCAGTGGCCAGTGCGAGTTGGTGTACGACGAATGGAGATATCGTTGCAATTGCGTATGGGATTTATGGATTCACCTGCTTCGACGATCGCAGCACCGGATATGTTTGCGTGTGGAGTATTAAGAATCCGGTAAATCCGGAACGGAGGTACAAGTTTCCGGTTCCGGTGACGGCAGTGGAATTTTCGAAGCGAACTCCTCAGCTATTGGCTATCGGATTGTATGATGGTTCGGTGCAGGTCTTGGACATTACAGACAACTCGCAGATTCCGGTGGGTGTTTCGGAGCGTAGAACTTCCCCTGGTTTTGAACCCATTTGGGACATCGAGTGGATTGAATCGGATCTGGACAAAGACGAGATTTTGACTGCTGGACAGGATGGAACAATTATGAAGTACACGTTGAATATTGGACAGTTTTTGCTGGGATATCGGCAGCTGAAGTTGGATCGCGTCGAAGGTGAAACTGAAGGAATCAAGGTTATTAAGAAGAAGGATTTCCTCGAAGCGGATCGCCATCCGCAGGCTTTGTGCTTGAAGATTCATCCTGTCAAAAAGGATATTTATTATGTCGGAACGGATGAAGGTTGCGTGCATCGGTGTTCGATTAACTATCCCTACCAACACATTGGAGTAGTGCAGATGCATAGTGGAGGTATTTTCTGTATCGAATATTCGCCTTGGAGTCCGAAAGTGTTTTTGACTTGCGGCGGAGATTGGAGTATTCGTATATGGATTGAAGATATCATGGAACCTATTATCACCCTGACGACTGGATTTGGACCCATTCATGCAGCCTATTGGTCTCCGGTGAGCTCAACAATTATCGTGAGTGTGACCAGAAGCTCCGTTCAGCTGTGGGATTTGAAGAGGCGTCTGCTGAAACCAGCTTCATGTACAACCTTCGGTGATTCCACCACTCAATTGACAATCGTCAAGTTTGCCAACTGTGGACGAAGTTTGATAGTGGGAGATACTGAGGGTCGCAGTTATGTATGCGCTCTAGAAGACATGCCATTTCCTCCACATTTCCAATACGATGATCTCCAAGCAGCGCTCTACAGAAGTTTGATCTGCAATCCAGAACTGCTGAAACAAGTTAAACGGTTTGGCTATCTGGGTTACTAA